The following proteins are encoded in a genomic region of Actinomadura sp. NAK00032:
- a CDS encoding NAD(P)H-hydrate dehydratase — MRYAHEVGKVRAAERALMARVPDGALMQRAAAGLASVCARLLPAVYGSRVVLLIGGGDNGGDALYAGARLARRGARVRAVQAGSKIHEAGLADLLAAGGRLLPTGAEAAIAGADLVIDGLTGIGGTGGLRDPHARYAALAAESPALVVACDVPSGVDASTGRVDGAAVHADVTVTFGTYKPGLLIDPGASHCGVVELVDIGLGPDLPDPDVVAPRPADVQPPEPGAESDKYRRGVVGVLAGGDAFTGAAVLCTGGAVHGGAGMVRFASVAHPVELVRHRWPEAVTTVIDPGRHDPEILERIGRVQCWVVGPGLGTGDAAESLLEAVLSTDLPVLVDADGLTVLSRRRDLLSRAAPTVLTPHAGELSRLITADRAAIEAARLDHVRRAAAELSATVLLKGSTTLIAEADRPVRVNPTGTPRLATAGTGDVLSGLIGALLAAGLPALDAATTGAYLHGLAARLASAPTPGAESPISAHDVIKALPAAFRTLTQ, encoded by the coding sequence ATGAGGTACGCGCACGAGGTCGGCAAGGTCCGGGCGGCGGAGCGGGCCCTGATGGCCCGCGTCCCCGACGGCGCCCTCATGCAGCGCGCCGCCGCGGGCCTCGCCTCGGTCTGCGCCCGCCTCCTGCCCGCCGTGTACGGCTCCCGCGTCGTCCTGCTGATCGGCGGCGGCGACAACGGCGGCGACGCCCTCTACGCCGGCGCCCGGCTCGCCCGGCGCGGCGCCCGCGTCCGCGCCGTCCAGGCCGGCTCCAAGATCCACGAAGCCGGGCTCGCCGACCTCCTCGCCGCCGGCGGCCGCCTCCTGCCCACCGGCGCGGAGGCCGCCATCGCCGGCGCCGACCTGGTCATCGACGGCCTCACCGGCATCGGCGGCACCGGCGGGCTCCGCGACCCGCACGCCCGCTACGCCGCGCTCGCCGCCGAGTCCCCGGCCCTCGTCGTCGCCTGCGACGTGCCGAGCGGCGTGGACGCGAGCACCGGCCGCGTCGACGGCGCCGCCGTCCACGCCGACGTCACCGTCACCTTCGGCACGTACAAGCCGGGCCTTCTCATCGACCCGGGCGCGTCCCACTGCGGTGTGGTCGAACTGGTCGACATCGGGCTCGGCCCCGACCTGCCCGACCCGGACGTCGTCGCGCCGCGCCCGGCGGACGTCCAGCCGCCCGAGCCCGGCGCCGAGTCCGACAAGTACCGGCGCGGCGTCGTCGGCGTCCTCGCGGGCGGCGACGCGTTCACCGGCGCCGCCGTCCTGTGCACCGGCGGCGCCGTCCACGGCGGCGCGGGCATGGTCCGCTTCGCCTCCGTCGCGCACCCGGTCGAACTCGTCCGGCACCGCTGGCCCGAGGCCGTCACCACGGTCATCGACCCCGGCCGCCACGACCCCGAGATCCTGGAGCGCATCGGCCGCGTCCAGTGCTGGGTCGTCGGCCCCGGCCTCGGCACCGGCGACGCCGCCGAGTCCCTGCTCGAAGCGGTCCTGTCCACCGACCTGCCCGTCCTCGTGGACGCCGACGGCCTCACCGTCCTGTCCCGCCGCCGTGACCTGCTGTCCCGCGCCGCCCCGACCGTCCTCACCCCGCACGCGGGCGAGCTGTCCCGCCTGATCACCGCCGACCGCGCCGCCATCGAGGCCGCCCGCCTGGACCACGTCCGCCGCGCCGCCGCCGAACTCTCCGCCACCGTCCTGCTCAAGGGCTCGACGACGCTGATCGCGGAGGCCGACCGCCCGGTCAGGGTCAACCCCACAGGCACCCCCCGCCTCGCCACCGCCGGCACGGGCGACGTCCTGTCCGGCCTGATAGGCGCCCTCCTGGCCGCCGGCCTCCCCGCCCTGGACGCAGCGACCACAGGCGCCTACCTACACGGCCTAGCCGCCCGCCTAGCCTCGGCCCCCACCCCAGGCGCAGAAAGCCCCATAAGCGCCCACGACGTAATAAAGGCCCTCCCAGCCGCCTTCCGAACCCTCACCCAGTAA
- a CDS encoding helix-turn-helix transcriptional regulator: protein MSTSRGPSVRQRRLAAELRRMRERRGLTGDEVAERLAWSTAKVSRLENARTGAKIGDVRRLLELYEIDGPRHADLISLAHDAAQRGWWEEYRDLPSSLADFIALESEATAAKEWGSTVFPGLLQTEDYARHVIGGWSDLATLPPQELERRVEVRMRRRALLDGPHPLELSAVLDESVLQRRIGDRKVMREQLEHLCRMTESPNVTVQILPLGIAHSVLAESFILLEFSPVHDIVFPDIVHVESLTISHFADEAVTYMYRLAYSSLAGQALDADESRRRIAAAKDAW, encoded by the coding sequence ATGAGCACTTCCCGTGGTCCCTCCGTCCGGCAGCGCCGGCTGGCCGCCGAGCTCCGGAGGATGCGCGAGCGCAGGGGCCTCACCGGGGACGAGGTCGCCGAGCGGCTCGCCTGGTCCACCGCCAAGGTGAGCCGGCTGGAGAACGCGCGGACCGGCGCGAAGATCGGGGACGTGCGGCGGCTGCTGGAGCTGTACGAGATCGACGGCCCCCGGCACGCCGACCTCATCTCGCTGGCGCACGACGCGGCGCAGCGCGGCTGGTGGGAGGAGTACCGCGACCTGCCGAGCTCGCTCGCGGATTTCATCGCCCTGGAGTCGGAGGCCACGGCGGCCAAGGAATGGGGCAGCACCGTCTTTCCCGGCCTGCTGCAGACCGAGGACTACGCGCGGCACGTCATCGGCGGGTGGAGCGACCTCGCCACGCTGCCGCCGCAGGAACTGGAACGCCGGGTGGAGGTGCGAATGCGGCGGCGCGCGCTGCTGGACGGCCCGCATCCGCTGGAACTCTCGGCGGTACTGGACGAGTCGGTTCTGCAGCGCCGGATCGGCGACCGGAAGGTCATGCGCGAGCAGCTCGAACATCTGTGCCGGATGACCGAGTCGCCGAACGTGACCGTGCAGATCCTGCCCTTGGGTATCGCACACTCGGTGTTGGCTGAATCGTTTATCCTTCTGGAATTCTCACCGGTGCATGACATCGTTTTCCCTGATATCGTGCATGTGGAATCCCTGACAATCAGCCACTTTGCGGATGAGGCTGTTACCTATATGTACAGGCTCGCCTATTCAAGCCTGGCGGGCCAGGCGCTGGACGCCGACGAATCCCGGCGGCGCATCGCCGCGGCCAAAGACGCCTGGTGA
- a CDS encoding DUF397 domain-containing protein: protein MRLLPICTGSPIQAWRARRWTPTNPGGASPRPKTPGDGSAKGLNPCERHRVSPFATPAPQWRRSAHCGASNTCVEIAALVDSSPSIGARDAKHGTQSPVLSFSSGEWRDFVERAKKGEFDLGR, encoded by the coding sequence ATGAGGCTGTTACCTATATGTACAGGCTCGCCTATTCAAGCCTGGCGGGCCAGGCGCTGGACGCCGACGAATCCCGGCGGCGCATCGCCGCGGCCAAAGACGCCTGGTGACGGGTCCGCTAAGGGGCTCAATCCTTGTGAAAGGCACCGAGTGTCCCCTTTCGCCACTCCTGCTCCGCAATGGAGGAGAAGCGCCCACTGCGGGGCGAGCAACACGTGCGTCGAGATCGCCGCACTGGTCGATTCGTCCCCTTCCATCGGGGCGCGCGACGCCAAGCACGGCACGCAGAGTCCGGTCCTGTCGTTCTCTTCCGGAGAGTGGCGGGACTTCGTCGAACGCGCCAAGAAGGGCGAATTCGACCTGGGCCGATGA
- a CDS encoding DUF397 domain-containing protein, which translates to MSFRGTAPAQWRRSTRCGASNGCVEVARLDGEAISVRDTEDTATTLRFGPGEWRRFTEHIRDGRYDRP; encoded by the coding sequence ATGAGTTTCCGTGGGACAGCCCCCGCCCAGTGGAGGAGAAGCACCCGATGCGGCGCCAGCAACGGCTGCGTCGAGGTCGCCCGACTCGACGGGGAGGCGATATCCGTGCGCGACACCGAGGACACCGCGACGACACTCAGGTTCGGCCCCGGCGAATGGCGCAGGTTCACCGAGCACATCCGGGACGGCCGTTACGACCGCCCCTGA
- a CDS encoding ABC transporter permease: MTARGIGLVARQEIRTRLRTGRWKALLAAWFLTVNGLGLLFRLALEVDGGSSDDKPGIPMFGGVLLGVLVLTLLVTPALSGQSINGDRERGTLATLQVTRLTPGEIALGKLGAAWGTGLAALLLTLPVLLLPVAEGVISPLRAQAVLSVTALLIGVVCAISQAWSAVLARSITSVLMSYITVFALLAGTPLLYSIALQFTGEHRTTPYAGYTVEHSERVWWLLSPNPVVVLADAAPRLPERRVVMGDQVFRRSPSADPLGELSRSVRDIRKGKGADRHAPDAEMAVWPWGLAFDLALAAGAVALTAARLRTPLYRVPRGVRVA, translated from the coding sequence ATGACCGCGCGCGGAATCGGCCTGGTGGCACGGCAGGAGATCAGGACCCGGCTGCGGACGGGCCGCTGGAAGGCGCTCCTCGCGGCCTGGTTCCTGACCGTCAACGGGCTCGGCCTGCTGTTCCGGCTGGCGCTGGAGGTCGACGGGGGCTCGTCCGACGACAAGCCCGGCATCCCGATGTTCGGCGGGGTGCTGCTCGGGGTGCTGGTGCTGACGCTGCTGGTCACGCCCGCGCTCAGCGGCCAGTCGATCAACGGCGACCGGGAGCGCGGGACGCTCGCCACCCTCCAGGTCACCCGGCTCACGCCCGGCGAGATCGCGCTCGGCAAGCTCGGCGCCGCGTGGGGGACGGGCCTGGCCGCCCTCCTGCTGACGCTACCGGTCCTGCTGCTCCCGGTCGCCGAAGGGGTGATCAGCCCGCTGCGGGCGCAGGCCGTCCTCAGCGTCACGGCCCTGCTCATCGGGGTGGTCTGCGCGATCAGCCAGGCGTGGTCGGCGGTCCTCGCGCGCAGCATCACCTCGGTGCTGATGTCCTACATCACGGTGTTCGCCCTCCTGGCCGGGACGCCGCTGCTGTACTCGATCGCCCTCCAGTTCACCGGCGAGCACCGGACCACCCCGTACGCCGGCTACACCGTCGAGCACAGCGAGCGCGTCTGGTGGCTGCTGTCCCCGAACCCGGTCGTCGTGCTCGCCGACGCGGCGCCGCGGCTGCCCGAGCGCAGGGTCGTCATGGGCGACCAGGTGTTCCGCCGGTCGCCGTCGGCCGATCCGCTGGGCGAGCTGAGCCGCAGCGTGCGCGACATCCGCAAGGGCAAGGGCGCGGATCGGCACGCCCCGGACGCCGAGATGGCGGTATGGCCGTGGGGGCTGGCCTTCGACCTCGCTCTCGCGGCGGGCGCCGTCGCCCTTACCGCCGCCCGTTTGCGGACGCCTCTGTACCGCGTGCCGAGGGGCGTCCGAGTGGCGTGA